A genomic segment from Oncorhynchus clarkii lewisi isolate Uvic-CL-2024 chromosome 12, UVic_Ocla_1.0, whole genome shotgun sequence encodes:
- the LOC139422569 gene encoding uncharacterized protein, which produces MGSHIFPWSLSDTQTPPGENLNPPYGPQEDETPNPPYGPKEDETPRPSYGPQGDETPNPPYVPQEDETPNPPYGPQEDETPNPPPTAHRKMKPPIHPMAHRKMKPPIPPMAHREMKPPDPLDAHREMKPPIPPTAHREMKPPDPLDAHRKMKPPIPPMAHREMKPPIPPTAHREMKPPIAPTANREMKPPIPPTAHREMKLPIPPTAHREMKPPIAPTANREMKPPIPPTAHREMKLPIPPMAHREMKPPIPPTAHREMKPPIPPTANREMNPPIPPTAHREMKPPIPPTANREMKPPIPPTAHREMKPPIPPTAHRKMKPPIPPAAHREMVRTTTPCYRPRED; this is translated from the coding sequence ATGGGCTCTCACATCTTCCCCTGGTCTCTCTCAGATACACAAACACCCCCAGGGGAGAACCTCAATCCCCCTTACGGTCCACAGGAAGATGAAACCCCCAATCCCCCCTACGGCCCAAAGGAAGATGAAACCCCCAGGCCCTCCTACGGTCCACAGGGAGATGAAACCCCCAATCCCCCCTACGTCCCACAGGAAGATGAAACCCCCAATCCACCCTATGGCCCACAGGAAGATGAAACCCCCAATCCCCCCCCTACGGCCCACAGGAAGATGAAACCCCCAATCCACCCTATGGCCCACAGGAAGATGAAACCCCCAATCCCCCCTATGGCCCACAGGGAGATGAAACCCCCAGACCCTCTTGATGCCCACAGGGAGATGAAACCCCCAATCCCCCCTACGGCCCACAGGGAGATGAAACCCCCAGACCCTCTTGATGCCCACAGGAAGATGAAACCCCCAATCCCCCCTATGGCCCACAGGGAGATGAAACCCCCAATCCCTCCTACGGCCCACAGGGAGATGAAACCCCCAATCGCTCCTACGGCTAACCGGGAGATGAAACCCCCAATCCCTCCTACGGCCCACAGGGAGATGAAACTCCCAATCCCTCCTACGGCCCACAGGGAGATGAAACCCCCAATCGCTCCTACGGCTAACAGGGAGATGAAACCCCCAATCCCTCCTACGGCCCACAGGGAGATGAAACTCCCAATCCCTCCTATGGCCCACAGGGAGATGAAACCCCCAATCCCTCCTACGGCCCACAGGGAGATGAAACCCCCAATCCCTCCTACGGCTAACAGGGAGATGAACCCCCCAATCCCTCCTACGGCCCACAGGGAGATGAAACCCCCAATCCCTCCTACGGCTAACAGGGAGATGAAACCCCCAATCCCTCCTACGGCCCACAGGGAGATGAAACCCCCAATCCCTCCTACGGCCCACAGGAAGATGAAACCCCCAATCCCTCCTGCGGCCCACAGGGAGATGGTGAGAACCACAACTCCATGTTATAGGCCAAGGGAGGATTAA